One Paraburkholderia sp. HP33-1 genomic region harbors:
- a CDS encoding amino acid permease, whose amino-acid sequence MAASGYMARKTVADIVGSADVEEGRKLSKTLGATSITAMGIGAIIGAGIFVLTGTAAAQFAGPAIMLSFVLGGIACAFVGLCYSELAAMLPVCGSSYTYTYATLGEIFAWIIGWDLILEYAMGAATVAVGWSGYIVSLLRNVGIEIPPTLAAAPGTVVKLADGSTITGVINLPAVLIIAILTTLLVLGTKESARLNNVMVAIKLTVVVAFIAIGVFFIKPEHWHPFIPANTGQFGSYGMSGILRGSAVVFFAFIGFDAVSTAAQEARQPQRDMPIGILGSLIICTVLYILVAAVLTGLVPYTALNVPDPIAKGVDAIGLTWFAILIKIGALTGLTTVILVLLYGQSRIFFTMSQDGLLPPLFARVHSRLHTPHLSQMLIGTVVAIVAALTPIGVLGEMVSIGTLFAFILVCGAVIYLRRSDSDALRPFRAPGVPVVPVLGILFCLLLMLGLPLVTWLRLVVWLLIGMTIYLSYGRNHSVLRHPELRKR is encoded by the coding sequence ATGGCCGCTTCCGGTTACATGGCACGCAAGACCGTTGCCGATATCGTCGGCAGCGCCGACGTCGAAGAAGGCCGCAAGCTGTCGAAAACGCTGGGCGCGACCAGTATCACCGCGATGGGCATCGGCGCGATCATCGGCGCCGGCATCTTCGTGCTGACCGGCACCGCCGCCGCGCAGTTCGCGGGACCGGCCATCATGCTGTCGTTCGTGCTAGGCGGCATCGCGTGCGCGTTCGTCGGCCTGTGCTATTCGGAGCTGGCGGCGATGCTGCCCGTGTGCGGCAGCAGCTACACGTACACGTATGCGACGCTCGGTGAGATCTTCGCGTGGATCATCGGCTGGGACCTGATCCTCGAATACGCGATGGGCGCGGCAACCGTCGCGGTCGGCTGGTCCGGCTACATCGTGAGCCTGTTGCGCAACGTCGGCATCGAGATTCCGCCCACCCTCGCCGCCGCACCCGGCACCGTCGTCAAACTGGCCGATGGCTCGACGATCACCGGCGTCATCAACCTGCCAGCGGTGCTGATCATCGCGATCCTGACCACGTTGCTCGTCTTGGGTACGAAGGAATCGGCGCGGCTGAACAACGTCATGGTCGCGATCAAGCTGACCGTGGTGGTCGCGTTCATCGCCATCGGCGTGTTTTTCATCAAGCCGGAACACTGGCATCCGTTCATTCCTGCGAACACTGGCCAGTTCGGCAGTTACGGGATGAGCGGGATTCTGCGCGGCTCGGCCGTGGTGTTCTTCGCGTTCATCGGCTTCGATGCGGTGTCGACCGCCGCGCAGGAAGCGCGACAGCCCCAGCGCGACATGCCGATCGGCATTCTCGGTTCGCTGATTATCTGTACGGTGCTGTATATCCTCGTCGCGGCCGTCCTGACCGGACTCGTTCCCTACACCGCGCTGAACGTCCCCGATCCGATCGCCAAAGGCGTCGATGCGATCGGGCTGACCTGGTTCGCGATCCTGATTAAAATCGGCGCGCTGACGGGGCTGACCACCGTGATCCTCGTGCTGCTCTATGGACAAAGCCGCATTTTCTTCACGATGTCGCAGGACGGTCTGTTGCCGCCGCTGTTCGCGCGCGTGCATTCGCGTCTGCACACGCCGCATCTGAGCCAGATGCTGATCGGCACTGTCGTCGCGATCGTCGCTGCGCTGACACCGATCGGCGTGTTAGGCGAGATGGTCAGTATCGGCACGCTGTTCGCGTTCATCCTCGTGTGCGGCGCGGTGATCTATCTGCGGCGCAGCGACTCCGATGCGTTGCGTCCGTTCCGCGCGCCCGGCGTGCCGGTCGTGCCGGTGCTCGGCATCCTGTTTTGTCTACTGCTGATGCTTGGCTTGCCGCTCGTCACATGGCTGCGGCTCGTCGTGTGGCTCCTGATCGGCATGACGATCTATCTGTCGTACGGGCGCAACCATTCCGTGTTGCGGCATCCGGAGTTGCGCAAGCGGTGA
- a CDS encoding helix-turn-helix domain-containing protein, whose product MHRPNDELPTVARRLAAGKKLLDGAAATEVAKEMGMAKTTVERYRKLLEQGGLDALRNMSVGGRHSALAMADLDWLAQALKASPRDYGFDADGWSNTRMRELISRQFGISYSRVYVWQLATRLGVSYRLGRNAH is encoded by the coding sequence ATGCATCGACCGAATGACGAATTGCCGACCGTCGCACGGCGTCTCGCGGCTGGAAAGAAGCTGCTCGACGGCGCCGCTGCGACAGAGGTCGCGAAAGAGATGGGCATGGCAAAGACCACAGTCGAGCGATATCGAAAGCTATTGGAGCAAGGCGGGCTCGACGCGCTCAGAAACATGAGCGTCGGCGGCCGCCATTCGGCGCTCGCCATGGCGGATCTTGACTGGCTTGCGCAGGCACTTAAGGCCTCGCCTCGCGACTACGGCTTCGACGCCGACGGCTGGAGCAATACACGCATGCGCGAGCTGATAAGCCGTCAGTTCGGTATTTCGTATTCCCGAGTGTATGTGTGGCAACTGGCTACCCGGCTCGGCGTGTCTTATCGGCTCGGCAGGAATGCGCATTAA
- a CDS encoding multidrug efflux RND transporter permease subunit, whose amino-acid sequence MNRFFVARPVFAWVIALFIVLFGAIALALLPVEQYPDVAPPSLSISAVFSGADASTLERAVTSIVEDEMNGIENFLYMSSVSRANGTMQITVVLKPGTNLDIARTQVQDRLSRVEPRLPLEVRQVGLTVTKASSGFLMLVALQATDATTSAVAMGNFASNNIVNELRRIDGVGDVQLFGSSYAMRIWLDPRKLAGFGLSASEVLQAIQEQNSQTAGGGLGDQPIAPGSEFTAQIVTQSRFSTPEQFREIIVHANPDGSTVRVGDVARVELGNDSYGNRLTVNGKVSAGIAIQLASGANALAVARAVRQRMTELQPIFPRGVTWTVPFDTTPFITTSVNGVLRTMVEALLLVTVVVFLFLQDWRATVIPTIVVPIALIGTCVGLYLFGLSINILSLFGMVVAIGILNDDAIVVVENVARVMREEGLSAPRATVKAIGQISGAAIASTLVLVAVFIPMAFFPGSTGGIYRQFSVTLAVSITLSTLLALTLGAAMCAALLRSEAAANAPPKNAASRLLHRVFDGFNRGLDAGTTRYIGGVGAMLGSPLRWLLVFVAACAITVFFFMRLPTGFLPTEDQGHIFITYTSAPGSTEQRTQHAIDQVEAFLRQQPQVRNIASVTGFSFFGQGQSAALSFVDLKPWDERPGEANSASALVRRANAAFQQIPDAFIFALDPPAIPSLGNATGFTMKIQDRSGVGGEALQQAARRMMIEASQSPLLAGVRAEGMPEAPQLYVEIDRVKARALGLQIGQVNQALALTFGANYVNDFVFEGNVLRVLLQADAEQRMRAEDVTSLRLRNNRGEMVPFSAFTRVRWISGPQQLERYNGFPSSTLSGQAAPGRSSGAAIAEMERIASHVLTGNLTYEWTGTALEEKQAAGQIGMLLGLSLVVVFLLLAALYESWAIPVAVLLIIPFGVIGAVVLTMLRGLSADVYFNIGLVTIIGLAAKNAILIVEFAIKEESEGKDALAAARNGAQQRLRPILMTSVTFVLGMMPLVLATGAGAASRRAVGTGVMGSMLTATLFGIFFTPLFYVAARRWLSRKKRSIDLDDDDSTAAPGGMGGGQPDA is encoded by the coding sequence ATGAATCGATTCTTCGTCGCCCGGCCGGTTTTCGCGTGGGTCATCGCGCTTTTCATCGTGCTGTTCGGCGCGATCGCGCTCGCACTGCTGCCGGTCGAGCAGTATCCCGACGTCGCTCCGCCGTCGCTGAGCATCTCCGCGGTTTTCAGCGGCGCGGACGCGAGCACGCTCGAGCGCGCCGTCACGTCGATCGTCGAAGACGAGATGAACGGCATCGAGAATTTCCTGTACATGTCGTCGGTGAGCCGCGCGAACGGCACGATGCAGATCACCGTGGTGCTGAAGCCCGGCACCAATCTCGACATCGCGCGCACCCAGGTACAGGACCGTCTGAGCCGCGTCGAACCGCGCCTGCCTCTCGAAGTCCGCCAGGTCGGCTTGACCGTGACGAAGGCGTCGTCGGGCTTTCTGATGCTGGTTGCGCTGCAGGCGACCGACGCCACCACCAGCGCTGTCGCGATGGGCAACTTTGCGTCGAACAACATCGTCAACGAGCTGCGCCGTATCGACGGCGTCGGCGACGTGCAACTGTTCGGCTCGTCGTACGCGATGCGCATCTGGCTCGATCCGCGCAAGCTCGCGGGCTTCGGCCTGTCGGCGAGCGAGGTGCTGCAGGCGATCCAGGAGCAGAACAGCCAGACCGCGGGCGGCGGCCTCGGCGACCAGCCGATCGCGCCGGGCTCGGAATTCACCGCGCAGATCGTCACGCAAAGCCGCTTCTCGACGCCCGAGCAGTTCCGCGAAATCATCGTGCACGCGAATCCGGACGGCTCGACCGTGCGGGTGGGCGACGTCGCGCGCGTCGAGCTCGGTAACGACAGCTACGGCAACCGGCTGACCGTCAACGGCAAGGTGTCGGCCGGCATCGCGATCCAGCTCGCGAGCGGCGCGAACGCGCTCGCGGTCGCCAGGGCGGTACGCCAGCGCATGACCGAGTTGCAGCCGATCTTCCCGCGCGGCGTCACGTGGACCGTGCCGTTCGACACCACGCCGTTCATCACGACCTCGGTGAACGGCGTGCTGCGCACGATGGTCGAGGCGCTGCTGCTCGTGACCGTCGTGGTGTTCCTGTTCCTGCAGGACTGGCGCGCGACCGTGATTCCGACGATCGTCGTGCCGATCGCGCTGATCGGCACCTGCGTGGGGCTCTATCTGTTCGGGCTGTCGATCAACATTCTGTCGCTGTTCGGCATGGTGGTCGCGATCGGTATCCTCAACGACGACGCGATCGTCGTCGTCGAAAACGTCGCACGCGTCATGCGCGAGGAAGGGCTCAGCGCGCCGCGCGCAACGGTCAAGGCGATCGGGCAGATTTCGGGCGCGGCGATCGCGAGTACGCTGGTGCTCGTCGCGGTGTTCATTCCGATGGCGTTTTTCCCGGGATCGACGGGCGGCATCTACCGGCAGTTCTCGGTCACACTGGCGGTGTCGATCACACTGTCGACGCTGCTGGCGCTGACGCTCGGCGCGGCCATGTGCGCGGCGCTGTTGCGCAGCGAGGCGGCCGCCAACGCGCCGCCGAAGAACGCGGCTTCGCGTCTGCTGCACCGCGTATTCGACGGCTTCAATCGCGGGCTCGACGCCGGCACCACGCGCTATATCGGCGGCGTCGGCGCGATGTTGGGCTCGCCGTTGCGCTGGCTGCTCGTGTTCGTGGCGGCCTGCGCGATCACCGTGTTTTTCTTCATGCGGCTGCCGACCGGTTTTCTGCCGACCGAAGATCAGGGGCATATCTTCATCACATACACCAGCGCGCCGGGTTCGACCGAGCAGCGCACGCAGCACGCGATCGACCAGGTCGAGGCGTTTCTGCGGCAGCAGCCACAGGTGCGCAACATCGCGTCGGTGACGGGCTTCAGCTTCTTCGGCCAGGGACAATCGGCGGCACTGTCGTTCGTTGATCTGAAGCCGTGGGACGAGCGCCCGGGCGAGGCGAATTCGGCGAGCGCGCTGGTGCGTCGCGCGAATGCCGCGTTCCAGCAGATTCCCGATGCGTTTATTTTTGCGCTCGACCCGCCTGCGATTCCGTCGCTCGGCAACGCGACCGGCTTCACGATGAAGATCCAGGATCGCAGCGGCGTCGGTGGCGAAGCGCTGCAGCAGGCCGCGCGGCGCATGATGATCGAGGCGTCACAAAGCCCTCTGCTCGCGGGCGTACGCGCCGAGGGCATGCCGGAAGCGCCGCAACTCTACGTCGAGATCGACCGCGTGAAGGCACGCGCGCTCGGCCTGCAGATCGGTCAGGTCAATCAGGCGCTCGCGTTGACGTTCGGCGCGAACTACGTGAACGACTTCGTGTTCGAGGGCAACGTGCTACGCGTGCTGTTGCAGGCGGATGCCGAGCAACGGATGCGCGCCGAGGACGTGACCTCGCTGCGCTTGCGCAACAACCGCGGCGAGATGGTGCCGTTCTCGGCCTTCACGCGCGTGCGCTGGATTTCCGGCCCGCAGCAGCTCGAACGCTATAACGGCTTTCCGTCCTCGACACTATCGGGTCAGGCCGCGCCCGGCCGTTCGAGCGGCGCGGCGATCGCCGAGATGGAGCGCATTGCGTCGCACGTGTTGACCGGCAACCTGACCTACGAATGGACTGGCACCGCGCTCGAGGAAAAGCAGGCGGCCGGCCAGATCGGTATGCTGCTCGGGCTGTCGCTGGTGGTCGTGTTCCTGCTGCTCGCGGCGCTGTACGAGAGCTGGGCGATTCCGGTGGCGGTGTTGCTGATCATTCCATTCGGCGTGATTGGCGCGGTGGTGCTGACGATGCTGCGTGGACTGTCCGCGGACGTGTACTTCAACATCGGCCTCGTGACGATCATCGGCCTCGCTGCGAAGAACGCGATTCTGATCGTCGAGTTCGCGATCAAGGAGGAGTCGGAAGGAAAGGACGCGCTGGCCGCGGCCAGGAACGGCGCACAGCAGCGCCTGCGCCCGATTCTGATGACCAGCGTCACGTTCGTGTTGGGCATGATGCCGCTCGTGCTCGCAACCGGCGCGGGCGCCGCGAGCCGACGCGCGGTCGGCACCGGCGTGATGGGCAGCATGCTGACCGCCACGTTATTCGGCATCTTCTTTACGCCGCTGTTCTACGTCGCCGCGCGGCGCTGGCTGAGTCGCAAGAAGCGCAGCATCGATCTCGACGATGACGATTCGACGGCTGCGCCGGGGGGAATGGGTGGAGGACAGCCCGATGCGTAA
- a CDS encoding trypsin-like peptidase domain-containing protein has translation MTTKNYWRGSAAICVALAIGGAYALSHRNADASVSDAQGSTSALRATADIVGSRSSAPDFSSIVSRYGPAVVHIGVKEAASVDENGQRKSGGEALGSGFIISQDGYILTNNHVVDGATSVSVKLTDGREFHARVIGKDKTTDVAVVKIDATNLPTVKIGNPDNSKVGEWVVAIGSPYGFDSTVTSGIISAKSRSMSDDSPIPFIQTDVPVNPGNSGGPLFNLNGEVIGINSMIYSRTGGFQGLSFAIPIDAAMHVKDQLVRTGHVSRGRIGVGVQPLSADKAKALGLDSTGGALVGSVDPNGPAQAAGLRQGDVIVGVNGKRIANATELVGQVAQLSPGSEATISVWRNGGERKLSVTVGAQQASDVASAAPREQQQEQPQQQNRPRLGVAVRPLTEDEQQEAQLPGGVVVQQATGPAAEAGIQAGDIIVAVDGKVIHGVEQLRRMIAQADDSVSVTVVRDGAQASVEVTLG, from the coding sequence ATGACCACGAAAAACTATTGGCGCGGTAGCGCTGCGATCTGCGTTGCACTCGCAATCGGCGGCGCGTATGCGCTCAGCCATCGCAATGCCGATGCGTCCGTGAGCGACGCGCAGGGCTCCACGTCGGCACTGCGCGCGACGGCGGATATCGTCGGCTCGCGCTCGTCGGCGCCGGACTTCTCCAGCATCGTGTCGCGCTATGGCCCGGCGGTCGTGCATATCGGCGTGAAAGAAGCCGCGTCCGTCGATGAAAACGGTCAGCGCAAGAGCGGCGGCGAAGCGCTCGGCTCGGGCTTCATCATCAGCCAGGACGGTTACATTCTGACCAACAATCACGTCGTCGACGGCGCGACCAGCGTGAGCGTGAAGCTCACCGACGGCCGCGAATTCCACGCACGCGTGATCGGCAAGGACAAGACCACCGACGTCGCCGTCGTGAAGATCGACGCGACGAATCTGCCGACGGTCAAGATCGGCAACCCGGACAACAGCAAGGTCGGCGAATGGGTCGTGGCGATCGGTTCGCCGTACGGCTTCGACAGCACGGTGACCTCGGGCATCATCAGCGCGAAATCGCGCTCGATGTCCGACGACAGCCCGATCCCGTTCATCCAGACCGACGTGCCGGTCAATCCGGGCAACTCGGGTGGTCCGCTGTTCAACCTGAACGGCGAAGTGATCGGCATCAACTCGATGATCTACTCGCGCACCGGCGGCTTCCAGGGCCTGTCGTTCGCGATTCCGATCGACGCGGCGATGCATGTGAAAGATCAGCTCGTGCGCACGGGTCACGTGAGCCGCGGCCGCATCGGCGTGGGCGTGCAGCCGCTCAGCGCCGACAAGGCGAAGGCGCTCGGCCTCGACTCGACGGGCGGCGCACTGGTCGGCTCGGTCGATCCGAACGGCCCCGCGCAAGCGGCCGGTCTGCGTCAAGGCGACGTGATCGTCGGCGTGAACGGCAAGCGTATCGCCAATGCAACTGAATTGGTCGGGCAGGTCGCGCAGCTCTCGCCGGGCAGCGAAGCGACGATCAGCGTCTGGCGCAACGGCGGCGAACGCAAGCTGTCGGTGACGGTGGGCGCGCAGCAAGCGTCGGACGTGGCGTCGGCCGCGCCGCGCGAACAGCAGCAGGAACAGCCGCAGCAGCAAAACCGTCCGCGTCTCGGCGTCGCCGTGCGACCGCTGACCGAAGACGAGCAGCAGGAAGCGCAGTTGCCTGGCGGCGTGGTGGTGCAGCAGGCCACCGGTCCGGCCGCCGAAGCCGGCATTCAGGCAGGCGACATCATCGTTGCCGTCGACGGCAAGGTGATTCACGGCGTCGAGCAGCTGCGCCGCATGATCGCGCAGGCTGACGACAGCGTGTCCGTCACCGTGGTGCGCGACGGTGCGCAAGCGTCGGTCGAAGTGACGCTTGGCTGA
- a CDS encoding efflux transporter outer membrane subunit, translating to MRKSLLLPLFCCSLTACNFAPKYQQPPVPIADHFDITETANPANATLAKQVDWRTFFADPQLKLLIETALEHNRDLAASIARIEQARAFYRIQNAARLPHVDVNAGATRTKAPLGSIEPEFEDTDISVQFNQYNVQAAVTSFELDFWGRVRNSSEAARRRYLASVDAQHAFRLSLIGNVASNYYAIRSGEEGVELAQRTLDSRRYALEVARLRLDAGVTSTVDYDQAAILVTQAQTQLAELQRTTAQQRHLLEVLIGGPLAEALPHAPPIADAAQFRALDAGLPSALLIDRPDIQQAEQQLRAADADIGVARADFFPRIALTGSFGYVSPELGDLFEPAKQAWTFGALIGMPIFDAGQRQAQLAATRARRDELVADYQRTVQNAFREVSDALVARQRYKEQIAAQEQAVQAQRQLAETAELRYENGISIYLEVVDARRNQFAAEQQLIQLRATALQNGVSLYVALGGGPDEPQNVSQGTSQADRAQPSN from the coding sequence ATGCGTAAGAGCCTGCTGTTGCCCCTCTTCTGCTGCTCGCTCACTGCCTGCAATTTTGCGCCGAAGTATCAGCAGCCCCCAGTGCCGATCGCCGATCACTTCGACATAACGGAGACTGCCAATCCGGCCAATGCGACTCTGGCAAAGCAGGTCGACTGGCGGACGTTCTTCGCCGATCCGCAATTGAAGCTGCTGATCGAGACGGCGCTCGAACACAACCGCGATCTCGCCGCGTCTATCGCTCGCATCGAACAGGCGCGCGCGTTCTATCGCATCCAGAACGCCGCGCGTTTGCCGCATGTCGATGTGAACGCGGGCGCGACCCGCACGAAAGCGCCGCTCGGTTCGATCGAACCCGAGTTCGAAGATACCGACATCTCGGTCCAGTTCAACCAGTACAACGTGCAGGCCGCGGTGACGTCGTTCGAACTCGACTTCTGGGGACGCGTGCGCAACAGCAGCGAAGCGGCGCGGCGCCGGTATCTGGCGAGCGTCGACGCACAGCACGCGTTCCGTTTGTCGCTGATCGGCAATGTCGCGTCGAACTACTACGCGATCCGCTCGGGCGAGGAAGGCGTCGAGCTCGCGCAACGGACGCTCGACAGTCGTCGCTACGCGCTCGAAGTCGCCAGGCTGCGGCTCGACGCAGGTGTCACCTCGACGGTCGATTACGACCAGGCCGCCATTCTCGTCACGCAGGCGCAGACGCAACTCGCGGAGCTGCAACGGACCACCGCGCAGCAACGCCATCTGCTCGAAGTGCTGATCGGCGGGCCGCTTGCCGAAGCGCTACCGCACGCGCCGCCGATCGCCGACGCCGCGCAGTTCCGCGCGCTCGATGCAGGCTTGCCCTCCGCGTTGCTGATCGATCGGCCGGACATCCAGCAGGCCGAGCAGCAGCTGCGCGCGGCCGATGCCGACATCGGCGTCGCGCGCGCGGACTTCTTTCCGCGCATCGCGCTGACGGGCAGCTTCGGTTACGTGTCGCCGGAACTCGGCGATCTGTTCGAGCCGGCCAAGCAGGCGTGGACGTTCGGCGCGCTGATCGGCATGCCGATCTTCGATGCGGGTCAGCGCCAGGCGCAACTAGCGGCGACGCGCGCGCGGCGCGACGAACTGGTCGCCGATTATCAGCGCACCGTGCAGAACGCGTTTCGTGAGGTGTCCGATGCACTGGTCGCACGGCAACGCTACAAGGAGCAGATCGCGGCGCAGGAACAGGCGGTGCAGGCGCAGCGGCAACTCGCCGAAACGGCCGAGCTGCGCTACGAAAATGGAATCTCGATCTATCTCGAGGTGGTGGATGCGCGACGCAATCAGTTCGCCGCCGAGCAGCAGCTGATCCAGCTTCGGGCGACGGCGTTGCAGAACGGGGTGTCGCTTTACGTCGCGTTGGGGGGCGGCCCCGACGAGCCGCAGAACGTTTCGCAAGGCACGTCACAAGCGGATCGGGCCCAGCCTTCCAACTGA
- the glnA gene encoding type I glutamate--ammonia ligase: MASTQGTTGSPFAVSVEAGSYRVTRPQKASDVIDLLQKHGIQIVDLKFTDLPGLWQHFSITLPEVHDDLFNAGIGFDGSSIRGFQEIHESDMLLLPDPATAFVDPACGTPTLSIICDVVDPVLRQPYSRDPRYIAKKAENYLRQTGIATTCYFGPELEFFIFDSIRFGQDQHSGYYYVESAEGDWTTGRDEGAYGGGNLGYKQRYKEGYFPVPPHDTLQEIRSEIALTLQQAGVQIEVHHHEVATAGQNEIDMRFATLTRMADNVMIYKYICKNVARRHGKVATFMPKPLFADNASGMHCHQSLWKEDLNLFYDAGGWALTSDVCRWYIGGLLHHAPALMAFCAPTTNSYKRLVPGYEAPVNLAMSQRNRSAAARIPMYSDSPNARRVEFRCPDPSANPYLAFAAMMMAGLDGIENRMDPGDPLDRNIYDLPPEEASAIRQVPGSLEAALAALEADHAFLRQGDVFTDDVIQTWIEYKRKREIDTIKLRPHPWEFYLYFDT; the protein is encoded by the coding sequence ATGGCCAGTACGCAAGGAACTACCGGATCGCCGTTTGCGGTGTCCGTCGAGGCGGGCAGCTATCGCGTCACGCGCCCACAAAAGGCAAGCGATGTGATCGACCTGCTCCAGAAGCACGGTATCCAGATCGTCGATCTGAAGTTCACCGACTTGCCCGGACTCTGGCAGCATTTCTCGATCACGCTCCCCGAGGTTCACGACGATCTGTTCAACGCCGGCATCGGTTTCGACGGTTCGTCGATCCGCGGCTTCCAGGAGATCCACGAGTCCGACATGCTGCTCCTGCCCGACCCGGCAACTGCCTTCGTCGACCCGGCGTGTGGCACGCCGACCCTGTCGATCATTTGCGACGTAGTCGATCCGGTGCTGCGGCAGCCGTATTCGCGCGATCCGCGCTACATCGCGAAAAAGGCTGAGAACTATCTGCGTCAGACGGGCATTGCGACAACCTGCTATTTCGGGCCAGAGCTGGAATTCTTCATTTTCGATTCGATCCGCTTTGGACAGGACCAGCACAGCGGCTACTACTATGTCGAATCGGCCGAAGGCGACTGGACCACCGGTCGGGACGAAGGCGCATACGGCGGTGGCAATCTCGGCTACAAGCAACGCTACAAGGAGGGCTACTTCCCGGTACCGCCCCATGACACGCTGCAGGAGATCCGTTCGGAGATCGCGCTGACGCTGCAGCAGGCGGGCGTGCAGATCGAAGTGCACCACCACGAAGTCGCGACTGCAGGACAGAACGAAATCGACATGCGCTTTGCGACGCTCACCCGCATGGCCGACAACGTGATGATCTACAAGTACATCTGCAAGAACGTCGCGCGTCGGCACGGCAAGGTGGCCACCTTCATGCCGAAACCGCTGTTTGCCGACAACGCGAGCGGCATGCATTGTCACCAGAGCCTGTGGAAAGAAGACCTGAATCTCTTTTACGACGCAGGCGGCTGGGCGCTGACTTCCGACGTATGCCGCTGGTACATCGGCGGACTGCTCCACCATGCGCCAGCGCTCATGGCTTTCTGCGCGCCGACGACGAATTCCTACAAGCGTTTGGTGCCGGGGTATGAGGCACCCGTCAATCTGGCGATGTCCCAGCGCAACCGTTCGGCTGCGGCGCGCATCCCGATGTATTCGGATTCGCCGAACGCGCGGCGCGTCGAGTTTCGTTGTCCGGACCCGTCCGCGAATCCTTACCTGGCGTTCGCGGCGATGATGATGGCGGGCCTCGACGGCATTGAGAACAGGATGGACCCGGGCGATCCGCTTGACCGGAACATCTACGACCTGCCGCCCGAAGAAGCCAGCGCCATACGGCAGGTGCCGGGTTCCCTCGAAGCGGCGCTGGCCGCGCTCGAAGCCGACCACGCGTTTCTGCGTCAAGGCGATGTGTTCACCGACGACGTGATCCAGACCTGGATCGAATACAAGCGAAAACGAGAGATCGACACAATCAAACTGCGCCCGCATCCGTGGGAGTTTTACCTGTACTTCGATACCTAG
- a CDS encoding efflux RND transporter periplasmic adaptor subunit — protein sequence MLSSAFRLRSRAASLLIIGLPLLLAACNDRQSTPTAASMPPVPVLVETVSTTAVADVVELPGRIEAVRSAEVRARVDGIVERTLYQEGTDLPANAPLFQIDPRDYRAQLEQAKAALSRATSVRDNATSVVDRFKPLVGRRAVSAQEYDAALATMQQAQANVADAQAAVSLAQLRLDRCIVRTPIAGRAGRALVTEGALVSAGAATLLTQVNQLTPINAVFTQSNTAMLDIRQQIQSGTRNPISMKHVEVQLILANGQLYDEPGFLDFTDLVVDPSTGTQTVRARFANPDRTLLPGQFVRGRIMAAGNLQGIRIPERAVQLEHGIASVALVADDGTVVRRNIDLGEQGEGRWTVRAGLKAGERLIVDGWQKVQPGQHVDARAAPNASPAAQPAASAAAASTAH from the coding sequence TTGCTTAGCTCCGCATTCCGCCTGCGTAGTCGTGCCGCATCGCTGCTGATCATCGGTTTGCCGCTCCTGCTTGCTGCCTGCAACGACCGGCAGAGCACTCCCACCGCCGCATCGATGCCGCCGGTTCCCGTGCTGGTCGAAACGGTTTCCACCACCGCTGTCGCCGACGTCGTCGAGTTGCCGGGCCGCATCGAGGCCGTGCGCAGCGCCGAAGTTCGCGCGCGCGTCGACGGCATCGTCGAGCGCACGCTCTATCAGGAAGGCACGGACCTGCCGGCCAACGCCCCGCTCTTCCAGATCGACCCGCGCGACTATCGCGCGCAGTTGGAGCAGGCCAAGGCCGCGTTGTCGCGCGCGACCTCCGTGCGCGACAATGCGACCTCGGTGGTGGATCGATTCAAGCCGCTCGTCGGCCGGCGCGCGGTCAGCGCGCAGGAATACGACGCCGCGCTCGCGACCATGCAGCAGGCGCAGGCCAACGTCGCCGACGCGCAGGCCGCCGTCTCACTCGCGCAACTGCGGCTCGATCGCTGCATCGTGCGCACGCCCATCGCCGGGCGCGCGGGCCGCGCGCTCGTCACCGAAGGCGCGCTCGTCAGCGCCGGCGCGGCCACGCTGCTCACCCAGGTCAACCAGCTGACGCCGATCAACGCGGTGTTCACGCAGTCGAACACCGCGATGCTCGACATCCGGCAGCAGATCCAGTCGGGCACGCGCAACCCGATCAGCATGAAGCACGTCGAGGTGCAGCTGATCCTCGCGAACGGCCAGCTCTACGACGAGCCAGGCTTTCTGGATTTCACCGATCTCGTCGTCGATCCGTCCACCGGCACGCAGACGGTGCGCGCGCGGTTCGCGAATCCGGACCGCACGCTATTGCCGGGGCAGTTCGTGCGCGGGCGCATCATGGCGGCGGGTAATCTGCAGGGCATCCGCATTCCTGAGCGCGCGGTGCAACTCGAGCACGGCATCGCCAGCGTTGCGCTCGTCGCCGACGACGGCACCGTGGTCCGCCGTAACATCGATCTCGGCGAACAGGGCGAAGGACGCTGGACCGTGCGCGCTGGTCTGAAGGCCGGTGAGCGCCTGATCGTCGACGGGTGGCAGAAAGTCCAGCCGGGTCAGCATGTCGACGCGCGGGCCGCGCCCAATGCGTCGCCAGCGGCGCAGCCGGCCGCGTCAGCCGCCGCCGCATCGACCGCACACTGA